A part of Fundulus heteroclitus isolate FHET01 chromosome 23, MU-UCD_Fhet_4.1, whole genome shotgun sequence genomic DNA contains:
- the rbm22 gene encoding pre-mRNA-splicing factor RBM22, with product MATSLGSNTYNRQNWEDADFPILCQTCLGENPYIRMTKEKYGKECKICARPFTVFRWCPGTRMRFKKTEVCQTCSKMKNVCQTCLLDLEYGLPIQVRDTGLSVKDEVPRSDVNKEYYTQNMEREIANSDGTRPVGQLGKAPSSSDMLLKLARTTPYYKRNRPHICSFWVKGECKRGEECPYRHEKPTDPDDPLADQNIKDRYYGINDPVADKLLKRASTMPRLDPPEDKSISTLYIGGLGDTVTDGDLKSHFYQFGEIRTITIVQRQQCAFIQFATRQAAEMAAEKSFNKLIINGRRLTVKWGRSQAARGKDGVKEGVSEMGTRLDPVPGLPGALPPPPALDEEAPANYFNLDPSSSPAIMNITLPPPPGINPPPPGYGPPMFHPMGPMAPPVPPPMTMRPPGTIHYPSQDPQRMGAHSAHGARHSE from the exons ATGGCGACCTCCCTGGGATCTAATACTTACAACAGACAGAACTGGGAAGACGCG GACTTCCCAATACTGTGTCAGACATGTTTAGGGGAGAACCCTTACATCCGTATG ACCAAGGAGAAGTATGGGAAAGAATGCAAG ATCTGTGCCCGGCCCTTCACCGTGTTCAGATGGTGCCCGGGCACACGGATGCGTTTTAAGAAGACCGAGGTCTGTCAGACTTGCAGTAAAATGAAGAACGTTTGTCAGACGTGCCTTCTGGACCTGGAGTATG GTCTGCCCATCCAGGTCAGAGACACCGGCCTCTCTGTGAAAGACGAGGTTCCCAGGTCTGATGTGAACAAAGAGTACTACACACAGAACATGGAGAGAGAG ATAGCCAATTCTGATGGCACTCGACCGGTAGGCCAGCTTGGTAAGGCTCCAAGCTCTAGTGATATGCTGCTCAAATTGGCCCGAACGACGCCGTATTACAAGAGAAACCGGCCTCATATCTGCTCCTTCTGGGTGAAGGGGGAGTGTAAGAGAGGAGAAGAGTGTCCCTACAG GCATGAGAAGCCCACGGATCCCGACGACCCTCTGGCTGACCAGAACATCAAAGATCGTTACTACGGCATCAATGACCCAGTTGCTGACAAGCTGCTGAAGCGGGCTTCGACTATGCCCCGGCTGGACCCGCCGGAGGACAAGTCCATCAGCACTCTTTACATAGGAGGGCTGGGAGACACTGTAACAGATGGAGATCTCAA GAGTCACTTCTACCAATTTGGAGAAATTCGAACCATCACTATAGTCCAAAGACAGCAGTGCGCCTTCATCCAATTTGCCACTCGGCAGGCGGCGGAGATGGCCGCAGAAAAGTCCTTTAACAAACTAATCATTAATGGACGGAGGCTCACTGTCAAGTGGGGAAG GTCTCAGGCAGCCAGAGGAAAGGATGGTGTGAAGGAGGGAGTGAGTGAGATGGGCACCAGACTGGATCCGGTACCTGGCCTGCCCGGAG CACTGCCTCCCCCGCCAGCTCTGGATGAAGAGGCTCCGGCAAACTACTTCAACCTGGACCCGAGCTCCTCGCCTGCGATCATGAACATCACTTTGCCGCCACCTCCAGGCATTAACCCCCCTCCACCAG GTTATGGCCCGCCGATGTTCCACCCCATGGGTCCCATGGCGCCCCCTGTCCCCCCTCCTATGACAATGAGACCCCCGGGTACAATCCATTATCCGTCCCAGGATCCCCAGCGGATGGGTGCCCATTCGGCACACGGCGCACGCCACAGCGAGTAG
- the LOC105915920 gene encoding myozenin-2 isoform X2, with amino-acid sequence MHSGMDETTRQRMLQAKALSQEARGGLNLGKKISVPRDVMMEELNLLSNRGSRMFQERQRRAEKFTLENVTNGPYNSNVHLELSPPQQTAPVPQGGKENQAFSIPGKHSLVMNLQKTVAKKGSPDVLAPGYSGPLKEIPHEKFNTTVIPKSYCSPWSEALGGNEELLNPLSAQLPQPPQRLQPANYRCFNRTPMPFGGSMASKRVIPVIGFEAVESQSLPGVALDRMCRRPNFNRAPRGWGLDYSPESNEL; translated from the exons GTCTGAACCTGGGCAAGAAGATCAGCGTTCCAAGAGACGTGATGATGGAAGAGCTCAACCTTCTGTCCAATCGAGGCTCTCGCATGTTTCaggagagacagaggagagCGGAGAAGTTCACGCTAGAGAACGTAACAAACGGACCGTACAACAGCAAT GTTCATCTTGAGCTCAGTCCCCCGCAGCAGACAGCCCCCGTGCCGCAGGGAGGAAAAGAGAACCAGGCTTTCTCCATCCCCGGTAAGCACAGCCTGGTCATGAACCTTCAGAAGACTGTAGCAAAGAAGGGCAGTCCCGATGTCCTGGCTCCAG GCTACTCTGGACCCCTAAAGGAAATTCCCCATGAGAAGTTCAACACAACAGTAATCCCCAAATCCTACTGCTCCCCGTGGAGCGAAGCTTTGGGAGGCAACGAAGAGCTTCTGAACCCCCTCAGCGCCCAGCTGCCACAACCCCCACAAAGACTACAGCCTGCCAACTACAGGTGCTTCAAcag GACTCCGATGCCATTTGGCGGCTCGATGGCCAGCAAGAGAGTCATCCCGGTTATTGGCTTTGAGGCCGTGGAGTCCCAGAGCCTCCCCGGCGTCGCTCTGGACCGCATGTGCCGACGGCCCAACTTCAACAGAGCACCGAGAGGATGGGGACTCGACTACAGTCCTGAATCTAATGAGCTATGA